In the genome of Penaeus monodon isolate SGIC_2016 unplaced genomic scaffold, NSTDA_Pmon_1 PmonScaffold_5450, whole genome shotgun sequence, the window gactccaaggcactggatagcatccaggtttcgcttccatagagcaaaactggaagtatcaaggccttgaagacacgcagcttggtccttctgcataggtatcgacatctccaaacgctcttgttgatcgagttcatggctcctgttgccagaccaatccttctactgacttcttggtctgacaacccagagatatggactacactaccaacgtatgtaaaactttctgtaacttcaacgtcctcgccgcaagcatggatcgactgaacgggttcccctaacaggcccccaaagtcctgaatcttggtcttggtccaggagacctctaggccaaggggcttcgcctcattgctaaatgcatcaagagccgccacaagtgactccaaggactcagataggatggcaacatcgtcggcaaagtcaaggtctgagaccttaatattgcttagtgttgctccgcactaacgttggctagtagctctgcccattatccagtccacatAAGTGTTGaagagtgttggtgcaaggacacagccttgcctcacccctgaattaacagggaagaagttcgacatatctccaaccacactttacagcactttcagtaccagtatagaggcttgctatcaggccaataatctgtgtcggaattcccctgagcctcaggatctcccatagcgattcccaatgcaccgagtcaaacgccttcttgaggtcgatgtagactgcgagcaacccacgaccgaactcatgacggcgttccacaattactcgaagcgctagtatacggtctattgtggacttgccaggagtaaatccagactgctccggtctctgatgcctcagtaggtggttgcggatccgtttcagaagaatgtgggcgagaaccttacctgatatgctgagcagtgtaatgccacggaagttgctacagtcccaacgatcccctttccccttccagagagggatgaccacgcccctcagcaggtcagggggaatggtaccagactgccaaatggcagtcaggactgtatgcaggccccgagccataggttcacccccagcctttagcagttcagcagggttatcacatatgcctgcagctttcccactcttcagtttggaaatcgccagcctaacctctgttagggtaggaggttcctcgctgatgggtgggaccggcacaggcactgcgacattgcttgcatccaagctaactgttggagggtccacctggtacaactgttcaaaatactcagcccaacgttcacgcaccccaacatgatctgagatgatccgtccatccgctgatcggtctgcagtcatctgcgaggagggcttagggttcagttttctcagggcttggtaggcagggcgaaggtcatttaccaagaaatggccttcgacctcctcagtaagaatcctgatggactgttccttgtccattctcagcagtgtccgagccctacgcaccatggaacgatgcaagacttgatttccattcagccgagccttgcaacacgcttcagtggcctctaatgtctccggggagatggtattctgccctgtccttgggcgtacaccaatggactcctgagctgcttcgagtgttactcgcttgaagaactcccacagagcaactgggtccgtcaggttgctggtttctgtgaatcagtcagagactgccgtggtgaacccacgggcacactccacctcccttagtctgtccaagtgaaacaccttagggtggccactggagggacggggagttttgaagtggactcgcagggtagccacaagcagcctatggtcggtgccacagaactcggcactccggtaaaccctgcagttctggaggatcccgcatcgcgtgctaacaagaatgtggtcgatctccttggccacagtacccgtatcgctgtaccaagtccagcaatgtgggttggagcgctggtaccaggagccagatatcctcattttctgggacctagcaaagtcccggagaaggaggctcccgagccatgggggcatacagacatctcgtagccagctcggtcacagccggataccgcattgaagtcgcccagaacaatgcggatgtctcgccgggggcaatcatctgccacagatgcgagtttggcgtagaacgcctctttcacatcgattttatatacatcggtaggagcgtatacagcaataagagacaagaagccaaaagcatgcttcagtctcaatgccatgatacgctcatcaaccggtgtcacctcgactaccgcgggctgaagtcgactggagatggctatggctacaccctggaggtagtgaccatcgctacggcccgaccagtagtaggtgtaaccacccacactgatcgtgccgctaccaggtcttctcacctctgagagggcagccacctcaactcccagtcacttcaattcccgcgatagcagaggtaaccgctcatcctgccgcaaggaccggatgttccaagcgcctacccagaaagcacgcctgagattaagcctcgggtggtcactccgggtgcacaccacctctgccgcccccgccgacacagccccaaataaagggggtcgacaggctgtgggaccgcctatccacctgtggggttcccgagggctttcccccacaagtttcatggtgggttggcgcctgccggggcacaggcgggacgagtaactctcgctccaatcctgcaccccgacatttgccctcccagcgggacccacagcccgccttacttgctgggtgggagggacaacacccctccccccagcatttccatttacttcggtCGTTACCAGAGGgtcattaccccagggtggctaggggttCTCGGTATAGAGACATAAAATTGCAAGTACTAAAGTCAAAATATGggctgaatatataaaaataaacagataaaattataatcacaCTTATAACAGACCAGACGAAAAGGAGGTAAATTAAAGTATAAGAAAATGGGTCTTCTCTTACTGAATGATACCTAGGGGAAGTGGAACAGTTGGTCTTCCCTGAGAAGGAAGTCCAGCAAACGGATGGGATGTAATTTCTTATTTAATCTCCTCCACACACGTGTGCCAACATGTCCATTAAAAGTCGTCAACGTGAATGTGCGACCCTAGGCAGAATTACTAAAATGCCAAACATTTCTTGTATTCTATTGTGGAATGCTTCTTTTAGCCATTTAAGAAACatttaagaaataattttaaaatgaaactcATTTAAAAATGGtgtaaaatcaaacaaacatttAATGTTTACTCTTAGGCTCAAAAGAGtcaataaaacataaaagtaaCATCTAGTCAGTGTTAGTAAATAGGTGTTAACAACTATATGAATTCCAATATTTGAATTACATTTACCTTtagactttaaaagaaaaaaaaaaaaaatactacgtgTGTTCTTTGAAGTTTATCAAACGGCAGACAGGTGATTAAACACTGTCGCATTGGGGAGACGCAGCGAGTGCAATGCAATAGACTTATATGCATTCTGACAGTCGTGCTCATTTGAATAACGCTCCACAATGACAAGAATATTAAAATTTCGTTTGTCTTCCATACCagtggtgataacagtaataatgacacggataattattgctgctgttattatttttgtttaattataatactatcgttatcattgttgttgttgtcgtcatcattgttattattattattgttttccctatcattactgttatcattatcatccttatcattatattaatattatcatgttatcataagTAGAAAGTTTCCTCCTTTTCATATGATGACCTTTGCATTTTTGtaactattactgtcatcatcattaatgttacatttttttttttatgaagacatttcatatatgtaaatgtagtgTAGAATCACACGTGGAATGCACCACAAGTATCTGGAAATGAAATTAGACGCTAGTGTTGATTGCGACGCCTTTATTTGACAAATTTCACTTAGGAAttacaaaaaagaagtaaatcaTGAGGTGAGTCATACCTTGCACGACCAGTCTTCAGATATTTCATTTAGAAATATCACTAGAGACAAAATGTCATGGATGAATTACTTGAATTTGTGAATCAGCTTAATCTTTGGGGAATACCAGGTACAAGTCTAATCAAAGACATATCCCAAATCCTAGAAAAAAACCGTGAGATTAtcccagaaataataaaaatttcctatCTCTTTTGTCAAAAGATGTGATAGCTCATGACTGTCGTTGAAGAGAGCCTTAGGCGGTGCAGATGGAGCCACAGTCCTTAAATTCGCTTCATCGACGTCTTGCAGCATGACAAAGGAAGTCTCGGTGGCGCATCGGATGGTTGTCCGAGGCAGAAGAGATGAAAGTCGGATCCAAGCTACTTGGCAGTCACACTTTATAGGAACTGTTGGTTTGGAGAGGTGAAATTCATTGCATGAAGCATgttgtaaatacacatacaattgtGATAGAATGTAAATTAGTGCCAAAGAAAATTCACTTCATGGGTATATTATAAACTATGTTTTGCTAAAAGCCTGTATCCATTCTATTAATTCGGCATACCAGATTGTTTGCTATTACTAccataatttccattattatcacttttattattgttattacaactgCTATTGCATACTATTCTGGTACtaccttattatcactattgctattatcattaccaaagtCATCGTGATCTCTACTGAAGatttcatcaatgttatcattattgttaatatcattactaaacAATTGGAAAACCTCCactccccttctttatcctttACTTCTCCATTTGCTTCCcccgttcttcatcttcctttccccttttctaaacCTCTCCTAACTTCCCTCTTTTCCTAATAATGTGAAAAGAACTTACTGCCAATCTCGAAAAGAGCAGAACTGTTTAAGACAGGGAAGAAAACAGACGGCGAGACGTTGGCTGCAGCTCCCAGTCTGAACCAGGTCGTGCTCACGAATCCTGGCAAGAGACATGATATATATGAGTTGAGAATTGGGCTGACGAACTCGCCAAAGTCAAGTTTTGGGATAAATGGCTTTAAAGTTTGCGTTTCACCCTGACCATGATGTTTTACACCGTGTTTTATAACTTTAATTCTCAGCCAATGATATGCGGCTTAACCACACCATATCTTGCGATGAGATGGGGTGCAAGAATCGCTTTTTTGTTTAGGAGTTTCGCCTCTCCCATTCTCAACGCTGAATAtacatctagatagatagataatataatatatatgtgtgtgagtgtatgtgtgtgtgtatgtatgtatgtgtgcgtgtatatatgtataaatatatgtgtatatatatatatatatatatatatatatatatatatatatatatatatatatatataatatatatatatatataatgtgtgtgtgggtatatgtatatgtatgtctacatatatattatatatatatatatttatatttttgtatgtgcatatatatgtgtatcacgcacactcacacacacacacgcacacgcacacgcacacgcacaacgcacacacacacacacacacacacacacacgcgcacacacacacacacacacacacatatatatataaatatatatatgtatatatatatatatatatatatatatatataatatatatatatatatatatataatgtgtgtgtgagtattgtatatgtatgtctgcatatatatatatatatatatatatatatatatatatatatatatatatatatatatttatatttatatttttgtatgtgatatatatgtgtgtatcacacacacacacacacacacacacacacacacacacacacacacac includes:
- the LOC119571201 gene encoding uncharacterized protein LOC119571201 produces the protein GETQTLKPFIPKLDFGEFVSPILNSYISCLLPGFVSTTWFRLGAAANVSPSVFFPVLNSSALFEIGIPIKCDCQVAWIRLSSLLPRTTIRCATETSFVMLQDVDEANLRTVAPSAPPKALFNDSHELSHLLTKEIGNFYYFWDNLTVFF